A stretch of Besnoitia besnoiti strain Bb-Ger1 chromosome Unknown contig00015, whole genome shotgun sequence DNA encodes these proteins:
- a CDS encoding tetratricopeptide repeat-containing protein (encoded by transcript BESB_027660), which produces MPDVLPMDGRNGHAKPTARSSGSYLGLAKGSAVVHSPASSPGEQAKQQLTIDLHQQGASPCGFSLGGPPSVTFSLLDGSTYHECDGVPTSSSASRGTPCSIRSAPTPQLGKPRLAGGSFASSRSSHSRFTDGRSADATSTSVQYTVGSLIMPDGVTVRPPPKTGISSGDPVATHTLRRRTANLNSDSFSSGGPFSTRLNLSLHRRSLNTTWQKNFRYPAATGGSRRRVTLSRHLNPTGESLPRLVAFSPSLNRALIQDTCLTALLRAASDCVPSPSSQHPATSASEPPPCVSACISAEAQHSPDSALHKDAGGAGNSFLLSSEQPLSPPPEDGKSLFPLAHQDICDAAAGASEREQTCEDPSHRRRAAGIVSSRLQDRGKSPSPSGSVSASVLSDSSKRPTGKHLTAGDTGVADEGLPRRPKAVLEADLMRETKKCEEQLAANPENEDVIYQLGILKFRAGRAEEAICLISDFIQQHAPKRPGAACHSTAEAALNSTKTVVALVDNEAEIMHVGRGAKAKQQCREAEPGKATQTTHEGLVGGAEDAQECGAQGESKESSGDEPGEDARQRQSEETTKCSEEEEEDVGESSLRCRSKAHDKQDACRRARHSGGEESPSEGSGTKAKDDELQGMSKSIMTRQDGNSSSHSEEPGQTGAATDSVKEEQLDWRLGRAVPVHRLFNLVLDRPLQIDRRAKDLLMGWGPPMYLQLEKLLGHLWFEAENYSDAVRHYWRCIDLSPDNAQLFTNLGLAYYEMDAMKEAAAAFEQAIKLDEKDVTALSVLAMLLMDEFAEAEEEKLREMEEREDAALPNEEERLRNLREGTQRCVAMLQKCLHIDENNILARLHLAQVYMYREEWKNCEEIFQALLQENPDDTHILNNLGQVALHKGDQATAFQHLQRVLKINPEDELAHMHLCELLCKTNQTARALEHFRLCCQSSPDSVSLHATCGLPLCEVGKEKEVIAAYTEFIKAHPQSAAAKTFKRSLGSMSEDVGFSESTTIVSFIVLPILLLLILLLGCAHFLASWSSPAASTPPSFPDGSFHSEF; this is translated from the exons ATGCCAGACGTATTGCCAATGGATGGTCGAAATGGGCACGCGAAGCCAACTGCCAGGTCAAGTGGGTCATACCTGGGTCTGGCCAAAGGCTCTGCCGTAGTGCACTCACCTGCGAGTTCTCCCGGGgagcaggcgaagcagcagcttACGATAGATCTCCATCAGCAGGGTGCGTCTCCATGTGGTTTTTCACTGGGAGGTCCCCCAAGCGTCACTTTTTCGTTACTCGACGGCAGCACGTATCACGAGTGTGATGGCGTGCCGACgagctcctctgcctctcgagGCACTCCCTGCTCGATTCGTTCTGCACCTACGCCCCAGCTAGGGAAACCTCGTTTAGCTGGAGGGTCCTTCGCTTCGTCGCGTTCAAGTCATAGTAGATTCACAgacgggcgcagcgcggatGCCACCTCGACGTCTGTGCAGTACACTGTTGGGTCACTGATCATGCCAGATGGTGTCACAGTCCGCCCGCCTCCAAAGACTGGCATTTCCTCCGGTGATCCTGTGGCCACACACACCTTGCGGAGACGCACTGCGAACCTGAATTCTG ACTCCTTTTCTTCAGGTGGTCCTTTTTCCACCCGCCTCAATCTCTCTCTGCACCGCCGTTCTCTAAACACGACATGGCAGAAAAACTTCCGGTACCCCGCGGCGACAGGAGGGTCGCGACGGCGAGTCACGCTCTCTCGTCATTTGAATCCCACGGGCGAGAGCCTGCCAAGGCTGGTggccttctctccttctttgAATCGTGCCTTGATTCAGGACACGTGTCTTACCGCCCTGCTGAGGGCAGCGAGCGACTGCgtgccttctccttcgtcccAGCACCCCGCAACATCTGCCAGTGAACCGCCTCCGTGCGTATCTGCATGTATATCTGCAGAAGCACAACATTCTCCGGATTCGGCTCTGCATAAAGACGCAGGTGGCGCAGGGAattcctttcttctctcctctgaACAGCCTCTTTCGCCTCCCCCTGAGGACGGGAAATCATTGTTTCCGCTTGCTCACCAGGACAtttgcgacgccgcggctggtGCTTCGGAGAGAGAGCAGACTTGCGAGGATCCCTCtcatcgccgccgcgctgctggcaTTGTCTCTTCCAGACTGCAGGACAGGGGAAAGAGTCCTTCGCCGTCTGGCAGCGTCTCAGCTTCTGTTCTATCTGACTCCTCGAAGCGGCCTACTGGAAAACATCTGACAGCTGGGGACACGGGGGTAGCCGATGAAGGATTGCCACGACGTCCGAAGGCCGTTTTGGAGGCGGATCTCATGCGAGAGACAAAGAAGTGCGAGGAGCAACTTGCGGCGAATCCAGAGAACGAAGACGTGATATACCAGTTGGGTATCCTTAAATTTCGAGcgggacgcgcagaggaagccaTTTGTCTTATTTCTGATTTCATTCAGCAGCATGCTCCAAAGAGACCGGGAGCGGCCTGTCACAGCACGGCGGAAGCAGCTCTGAACAGCACAAAAACGGTTGTAGCTTTGGTCGATAACGAGGCTGAAATTATGCACGtaggccgcggcgccaaaGCGAAGCAACAATGCAGAGAAGCTGAGCCtgggaaggcgacgcagacgacccACGAAGGACTTGTGGGGGGTGCCGAAGATGCTCAGGAATGTGGAGCACAGGGGGAAAGTAAGGAGAGCAGTGGGGACGAGCCAGGAGAGGATgcaagacagagacagagcgaagagacgacTAAGTGCagtgaagaggaggaggaggacgtcGGTGAGTCGTCTCTTAGATGCAGGAGCAAAGCGCATGACAAGCaagacgcctgcaggcgggcgcgtcaCAGTGGAGGTGAGGAATCACCGTCTGAAGGAAGCGgcacgaaggcgaaggacgacgaACTACAGGGAATGTCAAAGTCGATAATGACCAGGCAGGACGGGAACTCCAGCTCGCATTCCGAGGAACCGGGTCAGACTGGCGCTGCGACTGACAGTGTGAAAGAAGAGCAACTTGACTGGAGGTTGGGAAGAGCTGTGCCAGTTCATCGACTGTTCAACCTCGTCCTGGACCGTCCGCTGCAAATCGACCGAAGAGCCAAAGATCTCTTGATGGGGTGGGGCCCTCCAATGTACCTGCAGTTGGAGAAATTGCTTGGGCATCTCTGGTTCGAGGCAGAAAACTACTCAGATGCGGTGCGACACTATTGGAG ATGCATCGACCTCTCTCCAGACAACGCGCAACTGTTCACCAATCTCGGTCTTGCCTACTACGAG ATGGACGCAATGAaagaggctgcggctgcattCGAGCAGGCCATCAAACTGGACGAGAA GGATGTCACGGCGTTGAGCGTGCTGGCCATGCTTCTCATGGACGAGTtcgcggaggcagaagaagaaaagttGCGGGAAatggaagagagagaggacgcagccT TACCcaacgaggaggagcgactCCGAAACTTGCGGGAAGGAACACAGCGTTGCGTAGCCATGCTCCAGAAATGCCTCCACATCGACGAGAACAATATCCTCGCTCGATTACATCTCGCACAA GTCTACATGTACCGGGAGGAATGGAAGAACTGTGAGGAGATTTTTCAGGCTCTGCTACAAGAAAACCCCGATGACACACATATCCTGAACAATCTAG GACAAGTTGCATTGCATAAGGGCGATCAAGCGACGGCGTTCCAACATCTACAAAGAGTCCTCAAAATCAATCCCGAAGATGAATTGGCTCATATGCACCTTTGCGAGCTCCTCTGTAAAACGAATCAAACTGCC cgcgcgctggagcacTTCAGACTCTGCTGTCAATCATCGCCAGATagtgtctctctgcatgccACCTGCGGGCTTCCTCTTTGTGAGGTCGGAAAGGAGAAAGAAGTCATCGCGGCGTACACAGAGTTTATCAAGGCTCATCCTCAAAGCGCTGCCGCGAAAACGTTCAAACGCTCGCTCG GCAGCATGAGCGAGGATGTTGGTTTCTCCGAGTCCACGACAATCGTCAGTTTCATCGTCTTG CCTATTCTCCTGTTACTCATTCTCCTTCTGGGATGCGCGCATTTTCTCGCTTCATGGTCGTCTCCTGCTGCCTCCACTCCGCCCAGCTTTCCTGACGGATCGTTTCACTCAGAATTTTAG
- a CDS encoding uncharacterized protein (encoded by transcript BESB_027670) encodes MAIHPESISSSADEDRPADIPSEEVPEEGPNEVAPGDKAQSSASEGLDGEDTPERESPDVSENAPPPRPQEAQPNPDDETPPFAAEGAPPSPDEEAPPAPPELVPGAPRAPDEEIPTEQQRSEAPEVSPRSSAVTAELTPEEKVCLLSSPEPKTKRISSSTQEALKEKAQAGERFQRDPW; translated from the coding sequence ATGGCTATACACCCCGAAAGCATCAGCTCCTCTGCAGATGAAGACCGACCTGCAGATATTCCTAGCGAAGAGGTTCCGGAGGAAGGCCCAAACGAGGTGGCTCCTGGGGATAAAGCTCAGTCGTCAGCCTCCGAAGGGTTGGACGGAGAAGATACGCCAGAGCGAGAGTCTCCTGATGTCTCTGAAAATGCTCCCCCTCCACGGCCGCAGGAAGCTCAACCAAACCCTGACGATGAAACTCCACCATtcgctgcggaaggcgctcCGCCATCCCCTGACGAAGAGGCTCCACCAGCCCCTCCGGAATTAGTCCctggcgcgcctcgagctcctgATGAGGAGATTCCTACGGAGCAGCAACGCTCAGAAGCTCCTGAagtctctccgcgcagcaGTGCTGTGACGGCGGAACTCACCCCCGAGGAAAAGGTTTGTCTCCTAAGTTCACCTGAGCCTAAAACCAAGCGCATTTCATCATCTACGCAGGAAGCGCTCAAAGAGAAGGCACAGGCCGGAGAAAGGTTCCAACGAGATCCTTGGTAA
- a CDS encoding uncharacterized protein (encoded by transcript BESB_027680), translated as MSITGDSANFLPPSRKLLQLAATRRAGRPIHATDLRTTKFYKTKLCPFMQNKRGGGRCSEGLDCGYAHALEELRMAPNLQRTKWCAKVVNGQVCTDPKCGYAHCAAELQSSTDKQTLKTSLCVFWSRNPKLCLNGSKCRFAHGEADLRKRPDLSPRKASPLIHSSPHHLRSWGADSSGRSMVPLPRVLKRHSPARRNPAPCRAVPGAEHGLHAELKSSRPTLVDRSSSDEWQHGTPQECFRAKETWQPPALCKRSSTASEASWSGGCEHHEEADTSEPRISSRRLATVSPKTGKELSSNREQNSRSRELENTTTDVAEATSGTSCGTSTWGASGEELGLPAFPLLPSGGIDGNDRTARIAACDTLRVTAPHDSCDESRETIPPSAISSTTLVQDPTRITNPGNTAKPEGGDCAIPLEALAGLSSRDEKMPVSAGLAESTTKPTGALGGGGNLEVTHENPAATTSEAGIRQERNSERQIALYDADKSIDASKAHDAPGAYEAVSSTEDGRRRTARQHASSLNARAPPFIPSSAAHHASWNTLRLEAMTTDVSEPSSMNYSARFRQGPVGCDGEKHPQRATGRGPRARNQNGPPCRGDVCIREKDNPPNTQWRWSRSDGAHRDLLLDSVDSERRENVDATSLLLASQVLLKIIASPTTVIGAGRAPEGSTLSGYHSAAFEKAASTNSGTNQDGETCYSASRVRHRYTPHPGEGIDLSKLDERFRIHWGTHSGAYRDSCVLSGIASDQHLENRGLIAKDGMLQALYSRELFGDCWSSSSCPSHSVRFNEEICEDSCFPSVDKMSRYSTGPGLCAASKETLTAASASNGGGARPLTADEATIRQFLETACSRRNHRFENIVHHLA; from the exons ATGTCGATCACTGGGGACAGCGCGAACTTCCTCCCCCCTTCTCGTAAGCTGCTTCAGCTCGCAGCGACGAGACGAGCGGGAAGGCCAATTCATGCGACGGATCTGAGAACCACCAAGTTTTACAAGACCAAACTTTGTCCCTTCATGCAGAACAAGCGGGGCGGTGGCCGGTGTTCCGAGGGTCTCGACTGTGGCTACGCTCACGCGTTG GAAGAACTCCGCATGGCACCGAACCTTCAACGGACAAAGTGGTGCGCAAAAGTTGTAAACGGGCAAGTGTGCACTGATCCTAAATGTGGATACGCCcactgcgccgccgagctccAATCGTCGACAGACAAGCAGACCCTAAAAACATCTCTGTGCGTATTTTGGAGCCGAAATCCAAAATTATGTCTCAATGGGAGCAAGTGCAG GTTTGCTCACGGTGAAGCTGACCTTCGCAAAAGACCAGACCTCTCTCCCCGGAAAGCGTCTCCCCTGATTCATTCCTCTCCGCATCATCTACGAAGTTGGGGTGCGGACTCGAGTGGGCGCTCGATGGTGCCCCTCCCACGGGTTTTGAAGCGGCattcgcctgcgcgacgaaACCCAGCACCATGCCGCGCCGTGCCAGGGGCGGAGCATGGGTTGCACGCAGAGCTAAAGAGCTCCAGACCAACACTGGTAGACAGAAGCTCGTCTGATGAGTGGCAACACGGTACTCCACAAGAGTGCTTCCGCGCAAAAGAGACATGGCAGCCACCGGCGTTGTGCAAACGGTCAAGCACTGCCAGTGAGGCGTCTTGGTCGGGAGGATGTGAACACCACGAAGAGGCGGACACCTCCGAGCCCAGGATATCCTCACGGAGACTAGCAACCGTGTCGCCGAAGACAGGGAAAGAGCTCTCGAGTAACAGAGAGCAGAACAGTAGATCGAGGGAGCTGGAGAATACAACAACAGACGTGGCTGAAGCAACGAGTGGCACATCTTGTGGCACGTCGACATGGGGTGCTTCTGGGGAGGAACTGGGTCTGCCAGCCTTTCCTTTGCTGCCTTCGGGGGGTATTGATGGGAATGATCGAACAGCTCGCATAGCCGCGTGCGACACTTTGCGGGTTACTGCTCCCCACGATAGCTGCGACGAATCACGGGAGACCATTCCACCTTCGGCGATTTCGTCCACGACTCTGGTGCAAGACCCGACTCGCATCACCAATCCAGGCAATACGGCGAAGCCGGAAGGCGGAGACTGTGCGATTCCATTAGAAGCTCTTGCAGGCCTGTCTAGCCGAGACGAAAAGATGCCAGTCTCGGCAGGACTAGCAGAAA GCACCACCAAACCGACAGGGGCTCTGGGCGGTGGAGGCAACCTCGAAGTGACACATGAAAACCCAGCCGCCACGACTTCAGAGGCAGGCATTCGTCAAGAAAGAAACTCCGAACGCCAG ATAGCATTATACGATGCCGATAAGTCAATAGATGCGTCAAAAGCCCACGATGCTCCGGGAGCATATGAGGCTGTCTCCTCGACGGAAGATGGCCGCCGTCGAACGGCGCGACAGCATGCATCAAGCCTCaatgcgcgcgcgccgccgttcaTTCCCAGCTCTGCTGCTCATCACGCCAGTTGGAACACACTCAGGCTAGAAGCTATGACGACGGACGTCTCCGAACCTTCTAGCATGAACTATTCGGCGCGGTTCCGGCAAGGTCCCGTGGGTTGTGATGGCGAGAAGCATCCCCAACGAGCAACTGGTCGTGGACCGAGAGCAAGAAACCAGAACGGTCCCCCCTGCCGCGGGGATGTCTGCATCAGAGAAAAAGACAATCCCCCTAATACGCAGTGGCGCTGGTCGCGAAGTGACGGTGCTCACCGCGATCTGTTGTTGGATTCCGTTGATTCAGAGCGGAGGGAAAATGTCGACGCCacctctctcctcctcgcaaGTCAAGTCCTCTTAAAAATTATCGCTTCACCTACAACTGTCATAGGCGCAGGCAGGGCACCGGAGGGCTCGACGTTATCAGGGTATCACAGTGCTGCTTTTGAAAAAGCGGCATCAACGAACTCAGGCACGAATCAGGATGGAGAGACGTGCTACTCAGCGTCACGCGTCCGGCATCGGTATACCCCACATCCAGGGGAGGGCATCGACCTTAGCAAACTCGACGAGCGCTTCCGGATACACTGGGGTACACATAGCGGGGCCTATCGTGACAGCTGCGTTCTAAGTGGCATCGCATCAGATCAGCATCTTGAGAATCGCGGTCTCATTGCCAAGGACGGCATGCTGCAAGCTCTGTACTCGCGGGAACTCTTCGGCGACTGTTGGTCATCCTCTTCTTGCCCTTCTCATAGCGTCCGCTTCAATGAAGAGATATGCGAGGATTCCTGCTTCCCCTCGGTCGATAAAATGAGTCGCTATTCTACGGGGCCTGGATTATGTGCCGCCTCTAAGGAGACCCTgaccgccgcgtctgcgagTAACGGGGGAGGTGCCAGGCCTCTAACAGCGGACGAGGCGACAATCCGCCAATTTCTGGAAACTGCCTGTAGCCGGAGAAACCACCGGTTCGAAAATATTGTTCACCACTTGGCTTAG
- a CDS encoding uncharacterized protein (encoded by transcript BESB_027690) has product MEAGQESFRLETKNGAASHCSDRRSLSASACVLDETGSSEREAERASELSVITRALRKPLTSSYCCHDFRGVLCFIPKDIEDSDLRDPTSSGGSVSPRTPEISSSSVASSRSSSSNASAKLADKQRRWSYLPTARGHDIVNSTANAGAWKRLESVPSSNEAPSTLDSYIPCLFYRWPASDLVLVHVHGLDEDLGVVAPMLRTVHQRLQLNVLAMEFPGYGVCTPVDSAAPTPSVANKGSIDGGSPCSMPPNVHSASNKESASADAASQDKDHVQPGSTGVTISGADDGKDNRVDMRKRRESSGGESDEDKTLSSAVATACDGDNAKLLVSLRCLLSFVLRQLRVPPQRVFFSANKLAAGPVIELCSFADLFFNGNNSFGGLILIEPLLVPELGTQNSSGGGLESQVFSDLSLPFKFTLNSQQGSRGERGSDVVVPETFTLLSSLPGGSSGDPSPSVSTSETDVSCSSASFQTTSFPEATLLPRVGVASSLRQESPKTAVEGNVGGTISGTDCPDVSAVERSLPRKSHDPSFPRRVSCTDSVESSLSHKAGKLSRATLGLTRDAAPPSCDRVPEEERQGDTAGCGGAEGRDRAPPGRCSGMQPIFSRCNEGAAGGVQKHMQPDHPAGAEVEATAGAGSAASQSSCRPETGSRQVEQHRGDCSMHSDESKQYAGLSKGTTASGLSFPSEAPTDLVARRKDLLPEDSGGRSESRYSGNPQWAVDEACKPVFTEVPGKNGSCQKDRNLASRRSPTDAANVSTDPVASADAQVASAKQGLARKLGHEGISSEETAFTEGCLKDADTSRQGQETQRTSADETNFIESAAERAEVADATSGRHTACGGTDSAVPCHQESAVDSLSRGYTQHEEESGASTFFSFLTSTVSGSSSGHSTEWEDGRSSNPFLSTLTRLLSGSLVGEGGPQLEEGGRAAAIAQAALEERRKLTLAKDKKIVQKLPAAFGIKQAIAHIREVSCPLLFMKRELYLHMKPHLGNATRCSTAARGASIAVEDGGSSSEDLASDALSKSFSDMDEDYDVFSEDVSSVTSDSSAESTYEDEGLDKTVKGENEDSRWKVFGGGWLRSSAQQSSHVARRKSTEQHIVRESKIEQRRLRQQIRQTKIERMRAREREREARKRATAYLETMSPREKQELEQEEASSSRVIKLLSEMAGSPDKETGVFDFFEEEFYQKLGSFISEALSHHAAAGELDIRGRHSLTPESAADFFSRRATQHMMDKARGVCGRRRSSGGHVDGPQGVCVPLHMFDVPLPYRQRDALAKQSQSKEVSEGKSWIERAFNAYTSYFDLLGSASTVE; this is encoded by the exons ATGGAGGCTGGGCAGGAGAGCTTCCGTCTCGAAACGAAAAATGGTGCGGCTTCGCATTGTTCTGACCGACGCAGCTTATCTGCCTCAGCCTGCGTGTTGGACGAGACAGGCTCTtcggagagggaggcagagcgGGCATCGGAGTTGTCGGTTATCACCCGTGCTTTGAGGAAGCCACTCACCAGCAGTTACTGCTGTCACGATTTCAGGGGTGTCCTGTGTTTCATCCCAAAGGATATTGAAGACTCAGATTTGCGTGACCCAACCAGCAGCGGTGGCAGTGTGAGCCCTCGCACGCCAGAAATATCATCTTCTAGCGTTGCCAGCTCAAGGAGTTCGTCCTCGAATGCATCGGCGAAATTGGCTGATAAGCAAAGGCGGTGGAGCTACCTACCAACGGCCAGGGGCCACGACATAGTCAACAGTACAGCGAACGCGGGTGCATGGAAGCGGTTGGAAAGCGTCCCTTCGTCAAATGAAGCTCCCTCGACGCTCGACAGCTATATCCCATGCCTCTTCTACCGTTGGCCTGCTTCAGACCTGGTGCTTGTACATGTCCATGGACTCGATGAAGACTTAGGTGTTGTGGCTCCTATGCTGAGAACCGTGCACCAGCGTCTTCAGTTGAACGTTCTTGCTATGGAGTTCCCAG GCTATGGCGTCTGCACGCCTGTCGACAGCGCTGCGCCAACTCCCTCGGTGGCGAACAAGGGGTCAATTGATGGGGGCAGTCCGTGTTCTATGCCTCCGAATGTCCATTCGGCCAGCAATAAGGAATCTGCCTCTGCTGATGCCGCTTCACAGGACAAAGACCATGTGCAACCAGGATCGACCGGTGTGACAATTTCTGGTGCAGACGATGGAAAAGACAATAGAGTGGATATGAGAAAAAGGCGCGAGTCATCgggaggcgaaagcgacgaaGACAAAACCCTGTCATCAGCCGTGGCCACTGCCTGCGATGGTGATAACGCGAAGCTTCTTGTCagtcttcgctgccttctgtCCTTTGTTCTGCGGCAACTCCGTGTGCCACCACAGCGTGTCTTCTTTTCGGCAAATAAGCTGGCTGCAGGACCGGTCATCGAG CTATGCAGTTTTGCAGATCTTTTTTTCAACGGGAACAATTCCTTCGGCGGGCTGATTCTCATCGAACCTCTTCTTGTCCCAGAGCTCGGTACCCAGAATTCCTCTGGAGGTGGTCTTGAATCACAAGTCTTCTCTGACTTATCGTTGCCATTCAAGTTTACTCTCAACTCTCAACAAGGCAGCCGAGGTGAACGCGGTTCGGACGTCGTTGTTCCAGAGACCTTCACACTTCTCAGTTCTCTGCCGGgtggcagcagcggagaTCCTTCCCCATCGGTCTCCACATCTGAAACAGATGTGTCCTGTTCGTCAGCATCTTTCCAGACAACTTCTTTCCCAGAAGCAACGCTTCTCCCCCGTGTTGGTGTTGCAAGTTCTTTACGACAGGAGTCACCAAAAACTGCAGTGGAGGGCAATGTTGGGGGAACCATATCTGGTACGGACTGTCCGGATGTCTCGGCGGTTGAGAGATCCCTCCCAAGGAAATCGCATGATCCCAGTTTCCCCCGACGCGTGAGTTGCACCGATAGTGTGGAGAGCTCTTTGAGCCACAAGGCTGGAAAGCTATCTAGAGCAACTTTGGGATTGACCAGGGACGCGGCTCCACCGTCGTGCGATAGGGTacctgaagaagaaagacaggGCGATACAGCGGGGTGTGGTGGAGCAGAAGGAAGGGACCGAGCACCACCGGGCCGCTGCAGTGGAATGCAACCGATTTTCTCACGGTGTAACGAGGGTGCTGCTGGAGGGGTGCAGAAACACATGCAGCCGGATCATCCAGCTGGTGCTGAGGTCGAAGCGACAGCGGGTGCTGgttccgccgcgtcgcagtCATCGTGCCGCCCCGAGACTGGCAGCAGGCAGGTAGAACAGCACCGTGGTGATTGCTCTATGCATTCTGACGAATCGAAGCAGTATGCTGGATTGTCTAAGGGGACGACGGCATCTGGCCTTTCCTTCCCTAGTGAGGCACCTACGGACTTGGTTGCAAGGAGGAAAGATTTGCTGCCCGAGGATTCCGGTGGGAGGAGTGAATCTCGATATAGTGGGAATCCTCAGTGGGCCGTGGATGAAGCCTGCAAGCCTGTGTTCACCGAAGTCCCTGGCAAAAATGGTTCCTGCCAGAAAGACCGCAACCTCGCCAGCCGCAGATCTCCTACTGATGCTGCTAACGTTTCAACCGACCCCGTGGCTTCGGCAGATGCGCAGGTGGCGAGTGCCAAGCAGGGTCTGGCGCGTAAGCTTGGCCATGAAGGCATTTCCTCTGAAGAGACAGCTTTCACAGAGGGTTGTCTGAAGGACGCCGATACATCTAGGCAAGGGCAAGAGACCCAGAGGACCTCTGCGGACGAGACCAATTTTATtgagagcgccgccgagcgtGCAGAAGTTGCGGACGCCACGTCGGGGCGCCATACAGCTTGCGGCGGCACGGACAGTGCTGTACCCTGCCATCAAGAGTCTGCGGTAGACAGCTTATCAAGAGGGTATACCCAGCATGAGGAAGAAAGTGGAGCCTCgacgtttttctcttttttaaCGAGCACTGTATCTGGCTCGTCATCAGGTCACAGCACCGAGTGGGAGGACGGACGGTCAAGTAACCCTTTCCTTAGTACTTTGACGCGGCTGCTTTCTGGCAGCCTCGTGGGCGAAGGAGGCCCGCAACTCGaagaaggcgggcgcgctgcagcaatCGCGCAGGCAGCCCTTGAAGAAAGGAGAAAGCTCACTCTTGCGAAAGACAAAAAAATTGTTCAGAAGCTTCCAGCGGCCTTCGGGATAAAGCAA GCGATTGCACATATCCGAGAAGTATCGTGCCCCCTGCTGTTCATGAAACGCGAGCTGTATTTGCACATGAAACCACACCTTGGAAATGCGACGAGGTGTAGCACGGCTGCCCGAGGCGCGAGCATCGCTGTGGAAGACGGAGGTTCCTCGTCAGAGGATCTTGCTTCCGATGCACTAAGCAAGTCCTTTTCCGATATGGATGAAGACTATGACGTGTTTTCCGAGGACGTGTCCAGCGTTACCAGTGACAGCTCCGCCGAGAGCACATATGAGGATGAAGGGCTTGACAAAACGGTGAAGGGTGAGAACGAAGATAGTCGGTGGAAGGTTTTCGGTGGAGGATGGCTTCGTTCCTCAGCGCAGCAGTCATCACACGTCGCAAGGCGGAAGAGCACAGAACAACATATTGTGCGAGAGTCGAAGATTGAGCAGCGCCGGCTTCGGCAACAGATAAGGCAGACAAAAATTGAACGCATGAGGGCAAGGgaacgagaaagagaggcgcggaagcgtGCAACTGCCTATTTAGAAACCATGAGTCCTAGAGAAAAGCAAGAACTCGAGCAGGAGGAGGCAAGCTCAAGTCGCGTAATTAAGTTGCTCTCGGAGATGGCGGGGTCACCAGACAAAGAGACCGGCGTGTTCGATTTCTTCGAAGAGGAGTTCTACCAAAAGCTGGGCTCGTTCATCAGTGAAGCTTTGAGTCACCATGCCGCTGCTGGAGAGCTGGATATACGGGGGCGCCATAGCCTTACTCCTGAATCAGCTGCAGATTTCTTTTCCAGACGAGCAACGCAGCATATGATGGACAAGGCACGCGGCGTTTGTGGCCGCCGACGGTCCTCTGGGGGCCACGTGGACGGTCCCCAAGGAGTGTGCGTCCCACTCCACATGTTCGACGTGCCACTTCCATATAGGCAGAGAGATGCGTTGGCCAAGCAGTCGCAATCGAAGGAGGTGTCGGAGGGAAAGTCTTGGATAGAACG GGCGTTCAACGCTTACACTTCATACTTCGACTTGCTGGGGTCGGCATCAACAGTTGAATGA
- a CDS encoding uncharacterized protein (encoded by transcript BESB_027700) → MDSGSYQRGPISEKLEALSSQGQDMGEQLRLLRARNGELEGRAKELSSRKLSLQQKLLSVDAELGRKAAESNLQAENTNDTRSRLQKALRRKQDLVFAIAWMKAGLACASLHHITSLRRNVNALMSTMISGEGCLAESSGETHAARQRSTVVTKELEKGATRTHHTFPSPVHEADNTEAAPPSPYKFGRPQSTHTARETFDPGPQRRFMAYAKGQ, encoded by the exons ATGGACAGCGGTAGCTATCAACGAGGGCCAATTAGTGAAAAACTCGAAGCGTTGTCATCACAAGGTCAAGACATGGGCGAACAA CTGCGGCTACTACGGGCCAGAAATGGAGAACTGGAGGGACGAGCGAAGGAGCTCAGCAGCCGTAAactctcgctgcagcagaaactGCTAAGCGTAGACGCAGAGCTAGGGCGCAAGGCAGCTGAGAGTAATCTTCAGGCGGAAAACACAAACGACACCCGCTCACGCCTGCAGAAGGCATTACGTCGCAAACAG GACCTTGTCTTCGCAATTGCGTGGATGAAGGCAGGCCTCGCTTGTGCATCGCTTCACCATATCACGAG CCTGCGGCGAAACGTGAATGCACTGATGTCGACAATGATATCCGGAGAAGGGTGTCTCGCAGAGAGTTcaggcgagacgcacgccgcgcgacaACGGTCCACTGTGGTCACGAAGGAGCTGGAGAAGGGCGCAACACGTACGCATCATACTTTTCCTTCGCCGGTTCATGA AGCCGACAACAcagaagcggcgccgccctccccctaCAAGTTCGGGCGTCCGCAAAGTACCCACACAGCAAGAGAGACGTTCGATCCTGGTCCTCAACGGAGGTTCATGGCATACGCCAAAGGCCAATAA